The DNA segment CCGCCGGTGACCTGCGGAAGCAGGGGCAGCCGGCCGGGCCGCGGGTACCGGAGCCGGCGAGAGGGGGCGGAGGGCGGACCTCCGGGCCGACCAACCGGGGCGGAGAGTCGGCCCTCGGGCCGACCAGCCGGGGCGGCAGGCCGGATCGGCAGGACGGGTCGGCAGGACGGATCGGGCGAACTTCGGCCTCACCCCCTCAGGAGCGAGCCGGGTGCCGCCGAGCCGCCGCTCACCAGCCCTTCTCGAACATGCGGGACACCTCGGCGATGCGGATCTCGTCGCGCCGGTAGTAGGTGCGCCAGCACAGGCGCCGGGCGCGCAGCAGGCCGAGGCGGGCGAGGAGGTCGAGGTGGGCGGCGGCGGTCCGGCGGGGTATGCCGAGCTTGGCGGCCATGGCTCTCGCGGTGACGCCGGTCCGGGCGGGGTCGGTATGGAAACGTCCCGACGGGAAGTGGGCCGCCGGGTCCTTGAGCCGGTCCAGAACGGTCTGCCGTACGCGGCCCGAGGGAGTCCCCATCATCCGCCCGCCTCCGTTCCCGGCCTTCCTCGTGCGCCCTGGTTCCACTGTGGCGCAGGCGGTGCCGTCGCGTCCGCGTCTCGGCCGCCGTTGTCCGGTATCGAACGCGCGATCGGGCAGGAGTGATCCGCCGGGCTCCATCGGGCACGCACGATCGGTCAGGATCGAAGAAGCGGGCGGCGGGGGTCCCGCCCTAGCGTGAGAGCACCGGTGGAGAACCCGCCGGGCCCCGAACGCCGAGGAGCGACTTCCGATGACCACGACGACCGCCGGACTGCAGACGATCATCTACCCCGTGAAGGACCTGGAGCGGGGCAAGGCCCTGTTCACCGCGCTGCTGGGCGTCGAGCCCTACGCGGACGAGCCCTACTACGTCGGCTTCAAGGCCGCCGGGCAGGACGTCGGCCTCGACCCGAACGGCCACCGCAAGGGCATGACCGGGCCGGTGCCGTACTGGCACGTGACGGACCTGAAGGAGCGTCTGGCGGCCCTGCTGGCGGCCGGTGCGGAGCTGCTCGAGGACGCCCACGACGTCGGCGGCGGCCGGCTGATCGCCTCCGTGAAGGACGCCGACGGCAACCTCGTGGGGCTGCTCCAGGACCCGTCCGCCTGAGGCCGTACCGCCGGTTGCGCCCGCACTAGTTGCACACTCAATGACTGGCTGGATCGGTGCTACGGTGCGGGTATGGCAGTCAAGACGGCCGACACCCGGCTGGAGGAACGGTGGCGGGACATACTCGCGGTGCACGCGCGCACGATGTGCGAGATCGACCGCACCCTGCACCCGCACGGCCTGGGCGCCAGTGACTTCGAGGTGCTGGACATCCTCGCCACCGAGTCGCCCGCAGAGGGCGACCAGTGCCGGGTGCAGAATCTTGTCGGACGGGTCCATCTCAGCCAGTCCGCGCTGTCCCGCCTGATCGCCCGCCTGGAGAAGGACGGCCTCGTCGAGCGCTCGGTCTGCGCGGAGGACCGGCGCGGGGTGTACGTCACCCTCACCCGCAAGGGGCGCGACCTGCACACCGAGGTGCTTCCGCTGCAACGGGCGGTGCTGGAGCGGATGCTGGCCGAACGGCCCGGCGCGGCCACCGGCACCGGTCGGCCGGCCCAGGGCCTGTCCGCGTAGCAGGTCACCGTTCCGCGCGGCCGCGGATCTTCCCGCCGGAGGGCACGCTTTCCACCCCGAGGCGGGAGGAAGGCGGCTACCCGAAGGCGGGAGGAAGTCCCGGCCGTCCTCCGTCGGGCCGCCGGTCGACCGGACGCCGTGGCGACATGGGGCCGCCGGAGAAGTCGCGCGGGCCGGTCCACAGTGCGGGTACGGCGTCGCAGCGCCGGCACAGCTCGTAGACGATCGCCTCGTAGTTGACCCGCCAGCCGCGGAAGTGCGGCCATGCCTCCTTCGGCGTGCGTTCGGCACGGAAACCGGCCGCCTCCAGCATGGCCACCGCCGCGTCGAACTCGTCGTAGGTGAGCCGGACGGGTCCGTCGGGCGACGGATCGGGGTCGTAGGGGATGCGCAGCGCGCGGGCGATGTCACGCAGCGCGGTGAACCCGGCGCGCAGCACCAGCCGGGCCTCCGCCGGGGCTGTCCGCGGGTCGAGGGCGAGCTGGAGCGCGGCCGCGTCCATGACGGCGACGAGTCCGACCAGCCAGCTGCGGTACGGGCTCGGTGAGCGGAAGGTCAGCAGGATCGGGTACGTGGACTGGCTCTCCCCCATGTCCGCGGCGAGCCGCTCCCAGGCCCGGTACAGCTCGGGCAGTGCGGTCTCGGTGTCGACCAGCCACTGCCGGGCGAGGATCTCAGGCCCCCAGGCGGGCTCGCCGGCCCGCGCCTGTAGAAGGGTGACCTCCAGTTCGCGGCGGTTGTAGGCGCCGTAGAGGGTGGGCAGGTAGGCGATCTGGAGGGCGATCAGGACGGGTCCGGTGGCCGCGGCCAGGAAGTCCAGTACGGACAGTTTCAGCCGGGCGCCACTGGCGAAGCCGAGCGTGAACAGACTGGACCCGGCCTCGCGGAACGCGGTCGTCCAGGACAGCGGCGACAGGGCGTACAGCAGCAGCCCGAAGCCGAGCAGAGCCCCGGCCAGCCAGGTGGCGAGCATGCCGATCAGCATCAGCGGGGCGAGCCAGGTCTGGGCGCGGTCGATGGCGTCGTAGCCGCCGCGCCCGGCGGTGAGCCGGAGCAGCCTGCGCAGCAGCCACCACAGGCGGAACACCAGCGCGGAGTAGAGGCCTCTGGGCACGACGAGGGTGCGGAGGATGCTGCTGAGGACCAGGACCAGCACCAGTCCGCCGGCCACGCCGGAGATCCATTCCATGAGCACATTGTGTCGCCCGGGGCGCCCGGGGAGCACGGCCCCGGCTGCCGCGCACGGCCGCGGGCGCGCTGCGGCGGCAGCGGACGCCGCTGTGGCCGGCCACGGACGCGCTGTGGCTGATCGCGTCGGCCGGCCGGGCGTACAGCTCCCGCGGCCGTCTCAGCCGCGCGGGCTCACCTGGCGAGCAGCGTGCGCACCCCTTGCGAGGTGAGGGTCAGCCCGTGCTCCGAGCTGCCGTCTATCGCGAGCGAGAGGTCGTCCTCGGGCCACTGGGAGGCGAGCGCGGCGAGCGGGACCAGCCGGTATCGGGAGACGGTCGGCAGCAGCCCCGCCATCTCCTCCTCCGAGGTGAACACGGGCACGACCGGCTCGCCGCCGGGCTGTTCGATGACGGGCAGCGCGACCGTGGCGGCGTCCGAGACGCCCTCCATGTCGACCGCGCCGTCCGGCACGGGGACGAGCACGTCGCTGTGGGCGAGGGTCTCCAGCGCGGCTTGGTCCTCTGCGTTCACGGCCAGCGCGTCGAGCGCCTGCTGGGCGGGCGTCGGAAGGGCGTCGTGTGCGGGTGTCTCCATGGTGTGTCCCCAGGTAGCGGTGGTTGTACGGGCACACGCACGGGTCGGCGCCCGGGCGTGCTCCCGCCCCGCGTACCCAACGTTCGCCGGGGCATGCGTGAGGATTCCGGGCAGCGACGGCGCCGGGCTCGCGGGGACGCCGACACGCGCGGGCGTGGGGGCGGGGCGGTGTGCGGGGGCGGGTGCGGGTGTGGGTAGAGACGGGGCGCGGGCGGGGTGGGGTCAGTCCGCGGCGCGCAGGGTGGGCGGGGCGACGGCGACGGGGCCCGGAGCGGCCGTGCTCTTGCAGATGTCGTGGCAGTCCTTCTCCAGGCTGCAGCACAGGGAGCAGACCGGGCCCTGGTGGAAGGGACAGTGGGCCATGTCAGGACGCTCGAAGCCGGTCGCACACACCGAGCAGGTCAGGGTGACGGCCGACGGCAGTCCGTCGGTGCCGAGCGGCGGTTCGTCGAGGTCGTCGGCGCGGGCGATGTAGTAGCGCCCCTTGGTGAGTACCGCGAGGACGGGCGAGAGGACCATGGCCAGGAACAGCGCGATGAACGGCGAGAACGCCTTGCCGTAGGCGCCGAACGCCTCGAAGTAGGCGGCGATGGAGACCGCGGAGGCGACCAGCATCGAACCGAAGCCGACGGGATTGAAGTGGTGCAGGTGCGCGCGTTTGAACTCGATGTACGAAGGGCTCAGCTTCAGGGGCTTGTTGATGACCAGGTCGGCGACGACGGCGCCGATCCAGGCGATGGCCACGTTGGAGTAGAAGCCGAGCACCGTGTTGAGGAGCCCGAAGACGCCGCACTCCATGAGCGCCAGGGCGATGCCGACGTTGAGGAAGATGTACACCACGCGGCCCGGGTGACGGTGCGTCAGCCGGGAGAAGAAGTTGGACCAGGACAGCGAACCCGAGTACGCGTTGGTGGAGTTGATCTTTATCTGGGACAGGATGACGAAGAACGTGGCCAGGCCCAGGGCGACCGGCGCG comes from the Streptomyces sp. NBC_00820 genome and includes:
- a CDS encoding SseB family protein, with amino-acid sequence METPAHDALPTPAQQALDALAVNAEDQAALETLAHSDVLVPVPDGAVDMEGVSDAATVALPVIEQPGGEPVVPVFTSEEEMAGLLPTVSRYRLVPLAALASQWPEDDLSLAIDGSSEHGLTLTSQGVRTLLAR
- a CDS encoding ArsR family transcriptional regulator gives rise to the protein MMGTPSGRVRQTVLDRLKDPAAHFPSGRFHTDPARTGVTARAMAAKLGIPRRTAAAHLDLLARLGLLRARRLCWRTYYRRDEIRIAEVSRMFEKGW
- a CDS encoding VOC family protein — encoded protein: MTTTTAGLQTIIYPVKDLERGKALFTALLGVEPYADEPYYVGFKAAGQDVGLDPNGHRKGMTGPVPYWHVTDLKERLAALLAAGAELLEDAHDVGGGRLIASVKDADGNLVGLLQDPSA
- a CDS encoding MarR family winged helix-turn-helix transcriptional regulator produces the protein MAVKTADTRLEERWRDILAVHARTMCEIDRTLHPHGLGASDFEVLDILATESPAEGDQCRVQNLVGRVHLSQSALSRLIARLEKDGLVERSVCAEDRRGVYVTLTRKGRDLHTEVLPLQRAVLERMLAERPGAATGTGRPAQGLSA